One Peromyscus leucopus breed LL Stock chromosome 20, UCI_PerLeu_2.1, whole genome shotgun sequence genomic region harbors:
- the LOC114694372 gene encoding apolipoprotein L6-like, with amino-acid sequence MALVLMRKMNHPAEKEYEADVGWQSDEDGGPLGGHATDEGEVEVEDDALTDEELAFLKQFPSRKKDAEERIRKLYAIADSIDKSHQKATKTNVVSKSASVVSGFMSLMGLALAPVTVGGSLMFTAAGAGLGVVAGVTNIVTDVKENFRKREALAEANQIMPTSEEDLEYVGGKKMAYVTATGGIVYKCGRAWETLGMNARALKLSKTHPHLTSAAKKLLTSGQVSAQSSRQVKKAFQGTALAIPKGALMKNGVLTSFFLAKDIRSLYADWKDLEAGSPTELAKELRERAEVLDRVLSDETRRYQSLKKKLKRLK; translated from the exons ATGGCTTTGGTGCTAATGCGAAAGATGAACCATCCTGCGGAGAAGGAATATGAGGCTGATGTTGGCTGGCAAAG TGATGAGGATGGTGGTCCTCTGGGTGGACACGCGACTGATGAGGGAGAAGTAGAGGTTGAAGATGATGCCCTGACAGATGAAGAACTTGCGTTTTTAAAACAGTTCCCTAGCCGGAAAAAGGATGCGGAAGAGCGCATCAGAAAACTCTATGCCATTGCAGACAGCATTGACAAAAGCCACCAAAAAGCCACCAAGACCAACGTGGTGTCTAAGTCTGCATCAGTCGTCTCTGGATTCATGAGTCTCATGGGTTTGGCCCTTGCTCCAGTAACTGTAGGTGGAAGCCTGATGTTCACTGCTGCTGGGGCAGGTTTAGGGGTAGTTGCTGGGGTCACCAATATTGTGACCGATGTGAAGGAAAATTTTCGCAAGAGAGAAGCCCTAGCTGAGGCCAACCAAATCATGCCTACCAGTGAGGAAGATTTGGAGTATGTCGGAGGGAAGAAGATGGCTTATGTCACGGCCACTGGTGGGATTGTCTACAAATGTGGGCGCGCCTGGGAAACTCTCGGAATGAACGCCCGAGCCCTCAAGCTCTCCAAAACACACCCGCATCTCACCTCGGCTGCCAAGAAACTCCTTACTTCTGGCCAAGTCTCAGCTCAAAGCAGCAGGCAGGTGAAAAAGGCCTTTCAAGGCACAGCCCTGGCAATACCCAAAGGTGCTCTCATGAAGAATGGTGTATTGACCTCCTTCTTTCTTGCCAAAGACATACGTTCTCTCTATGCGGATTGGAAGGACCTGGAGGCTGGATCGCCAACGGAGCTTGCAAAAGAGTTAAGAGAGCGGGCTGAAGTGCTGGATCGGGTATTATCAGACGAGACCCGTCGCTACCAAAGCCTGAAGAAG aaactCAAGAGACTCAAGTGA